ttccaaagaaccagccatgaattcctggtcaatttatactttagatcttacccacaagatcacagtggaccaatcctttagaatctaaacatttattaataaaagaaagaaaaggttgagagtaaggttgataaggagaatacattatgtACATCAATCAGTAAATACTTGATGCAGGATCTTAGTGGAGATGTTACAGACTGCTAGCATAAAAGTCTTTGGCGTACACCGTATGTCATGATGAGGCAGCAATCCttcctgtgtctctgtccttagcaaggctgcatctgggataagaagcaagactgaagacaagatggagcccccccccatggcatttgatattcatttctggtgtctcccaagctggagatAATCatatggtcaagtgacctgtctgttTCATATGCCAGCAGCTACTGGGGCATGCCTGCTTTGCAACTTTCCACATgtattcctcaggtgtgtattggccacctggagagccattgtccttggagccATACTGACTAGCATAATCACtcattggacattccttccttaTGACAGGCAATCCATACATAGCATCAGCAGAGCCCATAGTCATAACTCCCcatacaaactccaaacaagtacaggcagtccccgggttgcatacaagatagggactgtaggtttgttcttaagttgaatttgtatgtaagttggaactggtacttattgtaggggaaactctagccaaacatttctccagagctcagttttattctctcacacctcacttccctcagtcctttattctcaagctgaggtgtctactgagaaaagccactccgcgtctccctggtcagctgggggcaggtgctagcttcgcatctccctggtctgctggggggaagcagctagtgtgaggttgcctcaccccatttgtaagtagggatccaatgtcagtcggatccatgtaacccggggactgcctgtacacgaataccatacatagaatcagcaaAATATCaacttttgtttgacacctcacatggcccactttgtaccaaatttggggcaaacagttcACTGTGATCACACCAGTGATCTGCATGctcaccttaaaatccaataatgtgacaggggcctcaagaaagggttgGAGTCTGAGGAAGGATCTGGGatgcagaaagaggcaggagtctggccaggagtaAGGTGCAgtatgtggccaggagagagggtacaAGAAAAAAGGAGgctgtcagagcaagctgggggtgctggctgctgggggaaagggaattgaggagattgggagggggtgTCTAGGGGATGACAGCAAATATTACCTGGCTTTGGGCCCCCTTACAGCAAAATCTCCAGCCACACAGTCCTGGTCACCCCGGAGGaaggctctgctcctgcagcagccacagagacCAAGACCGGCCCCGGACACTGGAGGCACCACTGCTGCACCCATTCAGTCCAGgactggaggtgctgctgctgtagccatgcagcccaggaccagccccagaggcaccccTGACATGGCCATGTGTCCCTGGAGGCCAGCAGTGCAGTGACAGTAGTGCCTCTACTGTTGGCCTCAGGTTGTGTTTCAAAAACTCAGCCTAGCGCTGCCTagcgctgcctcctctctagtGGCTACACAGCATGAAGAGGGGGTGGAGCTAAGCTCCTTCTCCCTCAGCACATGCTCatttggaggtggggcctggTACTGCCTTGTGGACAGAATCAAAGCCTTAGGTAGGCTGGATTGTGCCAACAGAGAAAATTTTGTTCACCACCACTATAGGGTTTCTCACCTGCGTGGGTTCAACTATAAGCAACAAGACTTGAACTCTTTCTATAGCATTTCCcaaagtcagagcagttgaaggatTTCTCTCCTGTAGAAGTTCtcttatggataacaaggtgtaaCCTCTGATAGTAGCATTTCCtacagtcagaacagctgaatgGTTTCTCACATGTGGGTTTTCGTATGTCTAATAAGGTGTgacctgtgactgaagcttttcccacagtcagagcagctgaagggtttctctcctgtgtgggctctcctatggataacaaggtatgacctctgactgaagcttttcccacagtccgagcagctgaagggtttctctcctgtgtggactctcctatgtctaacaaggtatgACCTGTGAccgaagcttttcccacagtcagagcagctgaagggtttctctcctgtatggtctctcctatggataacaaggtatgacctctgactgaagcttttcccacagtcagagcagctgaagggtgtttctcctgtgtgggctctcctatgacTAACAAGGtatgacctccgactgaagcttttcccacagtcagagcagctgaagggtgtTTCTCCTGTGTGCGCTCTCCTATGGGTCACAAGgtgtgacctccgactgaagcttttcccacagtcagagcagctgaagggtttttctcctgtgtgggctctcctatgactaacaaggtgtgacctatgactgaagcttttcccacagtcagagcagctgaagggtttctctcctgtgtggactctcctatgaCTAACAAGGtatgacctccgactgaagcttttcccacagtcagagcagctgaagggtttctctcctgtgtgggctctcctatgggtcacaaggtgtgacctccgactgaagcttttcccacagtcagagcagctgaagggtttctctccggtATGgtctctcctatggataacaaggtatgacctctgactgaagcttttcccacagttagagcagctgaagggtttctctccggtATGGTCTCTCCTATGGGTCACAAGGtatgacctccgactgaagcttttctcacagtcagagcagctgaagggtctctTTCCTGTTTGGGCTTTTTCATGTTTAATAAGTGTTGCACAGTCACTGCAAGCACAAGGTAAATGTTGATGAgggattttcttttgaacagtttctgtgtttgttttcaaccttctgctcctgtgactggatttaccctgtcccactcctggatggtttccctgctgcctttgtaggcTATGCTGACTCATACAGGTTTCCTCttgctcaggactctgagaaacatgcccttcagatcttcccacTAACACCCCACATGCAGCCATTCGCTCAGGTCCTTCCTCCTGAAGATtcctctcactgttctcattcagcatcccatcacctgctgggatagacagagaaaccacacaggagtcattccctgtgctgagctgaaagaaaaattctgaatggtgaacagaaaatgggggagacacccaaagaatggctggaaagatACAATAATCCTAAACTGAGTTCACCCTGCTCCCCCATAACTCTTTCCCCACCCAGCACTCTCAGAttggagttgaagacaggctgaagggccagtcagacttgatgaaaacacacaataaacatctgctatgagaacacagacattggtttgagtcagtttagctgatttctcacctgtgtgggtgtcactgatgatctccccttcctcacagccttggAGATCCGGGATCTGCAGCTCTTCGCTTTGCTCCACCCAAGAGAGCACATGAGCTTTGAAGCCTGGAAATCCTATTCAGGGAagcaattaaccaagtgctgatcttgttcattaaggtctgtgccattcctgcttccaaagccaggatctgagtctccTACCCAGACAGGCTCCTTCTTAACCTTCCAGAGACTGTTCTCTGGCTGGTTCAAGATTCCAGGACACCCTAATTCCATCCTCCCCCGACTCCACCACCATATTGGGAATAGCCCAGCTGACTCCCATGGGGAACTGAGCGCTCTGCCTCACTCTGCAGGATACAACTCAGTCTCCCTTAGGGCCTGTTCCATACTTGGGCAGGACTGCTCATATGGGGAAAGCTCTGGGACTTTCAGGCCTGACAGACACCCCTAGCCAGGACTCATATTTGAGCTGCCACAGGTAAGGTCACTAGGGCTGGGAGAGAAAGGATCCAGCAGAGCTCTAGAGCCCTATGGGCTCTACCCACAGAGCTCTTGGGCCTTGGGGCTGGACttgccctgctcttgggctcagatgctctacttgaGCCAGGAGGAGGCAAGAGAAGTTGTTTGATCAGGAAAATGAATCCTTGGCTGACCActtcaggccctgcctatgctccatattcctgatcctgactgactgTGCCTGGGTGCTCACAACAGCTGTCATTCCTGCAGACAGCCAGGGCAGTGCCGGGCTATTCTTGTGGCCAGCCAAGGTGGAGACAagctgggctgcttctctgctgctcctagatgctcctgcagctcagctccccttctaCAGCCTTGGTTcgactctgccagcagcagcagccctcctTTTGTGGCCAGTCAGGCCTGCCATTTGGTGCCCCTCTGGcttgcacagaatctaccagaggcagggaaggactgAGTTGACACCTTCCTTCCTGGGGCTCAGAACAATAgcacaaggggaccctgcagacactaagagcagctgcacccagccccacaactctggtacctgccGTTCCTGCATAGGCCCTTCCACTAACACCTCCGGCCAAGCCATGACATGGATAAGATGGTGGGAACAATAATGAAACCTTGGCTAAGGGAAGAGCAGCACCCCTATTATGTCACTGAACctcctctcacacaggagccaggattactggggccaatactgctgatattgggggttcaggcaatgagggaccctgaaccaaacccaacccagctgctccagagcccacctaGCTTCTGTTacacaaggggacaggaatcctcacccagccagctcacagcctcgtaattctcctgcatcacatccctgaaGAGGGCTCTTTGGCCCGGGTCCAGCAAAGCCCactcctcctcagagaaatacacagccacctcctcgaagctcaccaGCTCCGCCACGGatatttcctgtccctggctctgcaggccgggggctgagctggagtcagacatgggtgttctgcagcctggcggGGAGAAGGGGAATCAGAGatatttcagaaggggctttaatcctttccacaccatAATTCTgtccagactctgtccctggtgaaaAACATGCTGGACTCTGCAGTTTTGGGTAAACATTGAGTCTAGCtattccataaacaccacacaGAAGTTAGATCTGAAAACTGTATTTATTTCTCTCAATACCTGGCTGGAGTTACATTACTTTGCTtgcaacaatgggattcagttctcagcacccagtgtttctgctaacaagccacatattcatctgcctgaacatggacataggtttaatttaatttgggctgCTGTATTTATAATCCTTAGTCTTCATAGATTGATTTGCAGCCCAAACTTGGTATCTCTTATCTGACAGAGACTTTATAAATCCTCTCCATAACAGAGAGGAAGGGAAGTTCATATGAGC
This genomic window from Pelodiscus sinensis isolate JC-2024 chromosome 31, ASM4963464v1, whole genome shotgun sequence contains:
- the LOC142821596 gene encoding uncharacterized protein LOC142821596 isoform X2, with product MAAERSLESVREEAPRPVCLEDFTAPVTLECGHNSCQAPLSPQGRDTEQQGPLRPNLQLANVVELAKPLSFQAAQRARWDGVCGEHQEALMLFCEEDQTPICVVCDRSWDLRMAPVQEAAQEYKEKLEAHLKALREKREKLLRRKTTAEGKSQEYLKWTQAKRQMIVAEFQQLQQFLEEQERLLLAQLEKLDEEIGRFQTDTIRNLSMQISRLSERIGELERTCQKPASEFLQDVRSILSRCETGQFQLPEISPELEEQVRGFSQKTIALSETLRQFKDTLPSALERGRLKSLGSFRQGCRTPMSDSSSAPGLQSQGQEISVAELVSFEEVAVYFSEEEWALLDPGQRALFRDVMQENYEAVSWLGFPGFKAHVLSWVEQSEELQIPDLQGCEEGEIISDTHTGDGMLNENSERNLQEEGPERMAACGVLVGRSEGHVSQSPEQEETCMSQHSLQRQQGNHPGVGQGKSSHRSRRLKTNTETVQKKIPHQHLPCACSDCATLIKHEKAQTGKRPFSCSDCEKSFSRRSYLVTHRRDHTGEKPFSCSNCGKSFSQRSYLVIHRRDHTGEKPFSCSDCGKSFSRRSHLVTHRRAHTGEKPFSCSDCGKSFSRRSYLVSHRRVHTGEKPFSCSDCGKSFSHRSHLVSHRRAHTGEKPFSCSDCGKSFSRRSHLVTHRRAHTGETPFSCSDCGKSFSRRSYLVSHRRAHTGETPFSCSDCGKSFSQRSYLVIHRRDHTGEKPFSCSDCGKSFGHRSYLVRHRRVHTGEKPFSCSDCGKSFSQRSYLVIHRRAHTGEKPFSCSDCGKSFSHRSHLIRHTKTHM
- the LOC142821596 gene encoding uncharacterized protein LOC142821596 isoform X3; amino-acid sequence: MLPMTEGHGSKETLGETPLPSNHKKWTQAKRQMIVAEFQQLQQFLEEQERLLLAQLEKLDEEIGRFQTDTIRNLSMQISRLSERIGELERTCQKPASEFLQDVRSILSRCETGQFQLPEISPELEEQVRGFSQKTIALSETLRQFKDTLPSALERGRLKSLGSFRQGCRTPMSDSSSAPGLQSQGQEISVAELVSFEEVAVYFSEEEWALLDPGQRALFRDVMQENYEAVSWLGFPGFKAHVLSWVEQSEELQIPDLQGCEEGEIISDTHTAGDGMLNENSERNLQEEGPERMAACGVLVGRSEGHVSQSPEQEETCMSQHSLQRQQGNHPGVGQGKSSHRSRRLKTNTETVQKKIPHQHLPCACSDCATLIKHEKAQTGKRPFSCSDCEKSFSRRSYLVTHRRDHTGEKPFSCSNCGKSFSQRSYLVIHRRDHTGEKPFSCSDCGKSFSRRSHLVTHRRAHTGEKPFSCSDCGKSFSRRSYLVSHRRVHTGEKPFSCSDCGKSFSHRSHLVSHRRAHTGEKPFSCSDCGKSFSRRSHLVTHRRAHTGETPFSCSDCGKSFSRRSYLVSHRRAHTGETPFSCSDCGKSFSQRSYLVIHRRDHTGEKPFSCSDCGKSFGHRSYLVRHRRVHTGEKPFSCSDCGKSFSQRSYLVIHRRAHTGEKPFSCSDCGKSFSHRSHLIRHTKTHM
- the LOC142821596 gene encoding uncharacterized protein LOC142821596 isoform X1 — its product is MAAERSLESVREEAPRPVCLEDFTAPVTLECGHNSCQAPLSPQGRDTEQQGPLRPNLQLANVVELAKPLSFQAAQRARWDGVCGEHQEALMLFCEEDQTPICVVCDRSWDLRMAPVQEAAQEYKEKLEAHLKALREKREKLLRRKTTAEGKSQEYLKWTQAKRQMIVAEFQQLQQFLEEQERLLLAQLEKLDEEIGRFQTDTIRNLSMQISRLSERIGELERTCQKPASEFLQDVRSILSRCETGQFQLPEISPELEEQVRGFSQKTIALSETLRQFKDTLPSALERGRLKSLGSFRQGCRTPMSDSSSAPGLQSQGQEISVAELVSFEEVAVYFSEEEWALLDPGQRALFRDVMQENYEAVSWLGFPGFKAHVLSWVEQSEELQIPDLQGCEEGEIISDTHTAGDGMLNENSERNLQEEGPERMAACGVLVGRSEGHVSQSPEQEETCMSQHSLQRQQGNHPGVGQGKSSHRSRRLKTNTETVQKKIPHQHLPCACSDCATLIKHEKAQTGKRPFSCSDCEKSFSRRSYLVTHRRDHTGEKPFSCSNCGKSFSQRSYLVIHRRDHTGEKPFSCSDCGKSFSRRSHLVTHRRAHTGEKPFSCSDCGKSFSRRSYLVSHRRVHTGEKPFSCSDCGKSFSHRSHLVSHRRAHTGEKPFSCSDCGKSFSRRSHLVTHRRAHTGETPFSCSDCGKSFSRRSYLVSHRRAHTGETPFSCSDCGKSFSQRSYLVIHRRDHTGEKPFSCSDCGKSFGHRSYLVRHRRVHTGEKPFSCSDCGKSFSQRSYLVIHRRAHTGEKPFSCSDCGKSFSHRSHLIRHTKTHM